One Bradyrhizobium sp. CCGB12 genomic window carries:
- a CDS encoding ABC transporter substrate-binding protein, protein MSVIERASICRLGIRANTRRKQKGAAVLLALSALLQVSMMANCSAQEASAGSARRGGIIRYGHFQEPPCLFGGWVQQWYLQRQYSDNLVARREDGKIVPWLAMSWTISDDRKAYTFEIKPNVKFTDGTPLDARAVAENINGWLGDDPDRRNPTAAPYLEDSFESATAIGPLTLQITLKAPFQPLLNVLAQSSQGILSPTALKRGLAENCNSPVGSGPFIVEKWNHGENVVFRRNPDYNSAPSHAKHQGPAYVDGINWRFLADQTVRYGSLLTGESDVVYDIPPVAWKDANSRFAVLRHITGGTPLRLALYAARPPFDDVRVRQAFASAADRRAAVELSFLGALPFEANGALSQSSPEYISGLGRSYGYDVGKANQLLDQAGWTEHNKNGVRLKNGKPLVVRISYSSAFLKPDGEQALQVIQQQAKAAGFEVRLQPTNQADFFAGKNLGPNDYEVVLLYWVAPGAEIFRISWKPDQNGQRNRYNPSRYQDEALWDVILTAEQEFNDAGRTALYQQAERNIVEKAAVIGFTVLDVTLATRPNLKDVWLDRGSVGEPVFYDAHFVDEK, encoded by the coding sequence ATGTCTGTCATCGAACGCGCGAGCATCTGCCGTCTCGGCATCCGGGCGAACACGCGAAGAAAGCAAAAGGGGGCGGCTGTCCTGTTGGCGCTCTCAGCCCTCCTGCAGGTCTCGATGATGGCGAACTGCTCTGCCCAAGAGGCGTCAGCCGGCAGCGCGAGGCGAGGAGGCATCATTCGTTATGGGCATTTTCAAGAGCCGCCCTGCCTGTTCGGAGGATGGGTGCAGCAGTGGTATCTTCAGCGGCAGTATAGCGACAATCTGGTTGCTCGGAGGGAAGATGGAAAGATTGTGCCTTGGCTCGCAATGTCCTGGACAATCTCCGACGACAGGAAGGCATACACCTTTGAGATCAAGCCGAATGTCAAATTTACCGATGGGACGCCTCTCGATGCACGAGCCGTTGCCGAGAACATCAACGGATGGCTCGGCGACGATCCTGATCGTCGCAACCCGACTGCCGCTCCTTACCTCGAAGACAGCTTTGAATCGGCGACAGCAATTGGGCCTCTCACGCTGCAGATAACGCTGAAGGCGCCTTTTCAGCCGTTGCTCAACGTTCTCGCGCAATCCTCTCAAGGCATTTTGTCGCCAACCGCACTCAAGCGCGGGCTTGCTGAGAACTGCAATAGCCCGGTCGGATCAGGTCCCTTTATCGTGGAGAAATGGAATCACGGCGAGAACGTCGTGTTTCGACGCAACCCGGATTACAATTCGGCGCCAAGTCACGCCAAGCACCAGGGGCCGGCTTACGTTGATGGCATCAACTGGAGGTTCCTTGCGGACCAGACCGTCCGCTATGGCTCGCTGCTGACGGGCGAATCTGATGTCGTCTATGATATTCCGCCGGTCGCCTGGAAGGACGCCAATTCCCGCTTCGCGGTCTTGCGGCATATTACGGGCGGCACCCCGTTACGCCTGGCGCTGTATGCCGCACGGCCGCCGTTTGACGATGTGCGCGTCCGCCAGGCGTTTGCAAGCGCGGCTGACCGAAGAGCCGCTGTGGAATTGTCATTCCTCGGCGCTTTGCCATTCGAGGCTAATGGAGCGCTCAGCCAGAGTTCGCCGGAATATATCAGCGGGCTCGGGCGCTCCTATGGTTACGACGTTGGAAAGGCCAATCAGCTGCTCGATCAAGCGGGTTGGACTGAACACAACAAGAATGGTGTTCGCCTCAAAAATGGCAAGCCTCTGGTCGTGCGTATCTCCTATTCAAGCGCTTTTCTAAAGCCCGATGGCGAGCAGGCATTGCAGGTGATCCAGCAGCAGGCAAAGGCTGCCGGCTTCGAGGTGCGTCTGCAGCCGACAAACCAAGCGGATTTCTTTGCCGGAAAGAATCTCGGTCCGAACGACTACGAGGTCGTCCTCCTCTATTGGGTCGCACCGGGCGCAGAGATCTTCCGCATCTCATGGAAGCCTGATCAGAACGGCCAGCGGAACCGTTATAACCCGTCGCGCTATCAGGATGAGGCCCTGTGGGATGTCATCCTGACAGCGGAACAGGAGTTCAATGATGCCGGGCGGACTGCTCTTTATCAGCAGGCTGAACGCAATATCGTGGAGAAAGCCGCCGTCATAGGCTTCACGGTGCTCGATGTCACGTTGGCGACCAGGCCAAATCTGAAAGATGTCTGGCTGGACCGTGGATCGGTCGGTGAACCCGTCTTTTATGACGCTCATTTCGTAGACGAGAAGTGA
- a CDS encoding pantoate--beta-alanine ligase: MHLASLSAGKTFIEDMARRGRTIGTVHTLGALHLGHAELIRRAAAENDVAIITVYPNKIQLRPGANYEFNLEDDIALALRAGASAVISTTDAEMFPPGYRTFVSQGDYPLRANGPHGLLMEGITGCIRWICFARPSRSYFGLKDIGQALLVKRAVADLLLDCEIRFVPTVRYKNGVPISSRLRHFNRSELDEISSLFMALDHLRKEAARGVSCAQDLIASARPLIKFRRFELESLRIVGADSFEDQKQIELPFIISGVAVGRGLRVPDNIFVPDQYTLSRGPADIWIDFPETWEFGHHAQARAEDFSGGSCVDHSSG, from the coding sequence ATGCATCTAGCGTCTCTTTCAGCGGGCAAGACCTTCATTGAGGACATGGCAAGAAGAGGTCGAACGATCGGCACAGTACACACTTTGGGTGCCTTGCATCTGGGACACGCGGAGTTGATCAGAAGGGCCGCGGCCGAGAACGATGTGGCCATTATCACCGTCTATCCGAACAAGATTCAGCTTAGGCCGGGTGCCAATTACGAATTCAATTTGGAGGATGACATTGCGCTTGCGTTGAGGGCTGGCGCTTCTGCCGTGATTTCGACGACGGACGCGGAGATGTTTCCGCCGGGATATCGAACGTTTGTGTCTCAAGGGGATTATCCGCTGCGTGCGAACGGGCCTCATGGGCTCTTGATGGAAGGTATCACCGGATGCATTCGCTGGATCTGCTTCGCTCGACCATCTCGCAGCTATTTCGGTTTAAAGGATATCGGACAAGCCCTTCTCGTGAAGCGAGCGGTCGCGGACCTGCTTCTTGATTGCGAGATCCGATTTGTGCCGACAGTACGATACAAGAACGGAGTGCCTATTTCGTCGCGTTTGCGACACTTCAATCGTTCTGAGCTCGACGAGATTTCGTCTCTCTTCATGGCGCTTGACCACTTGAGAAAAGAGGCCGCGCGGGGAGTGTCTTGCGCCCAAGATCTGATAGCGTCAGCAAGACCGCTGATCAAATTCCGGCGGTTTGAATTGGAATCTCTGCGAATCGTTGGCGCGGACAGCTTTGAAGATCAGAAGCAGATCGAGCTTCCCTTTATAATCAGTGGAGTCGCCGTTGGTCGCGGCCTCAGAGTGCCCGACAATATCTTTGTACCGGATCAATATACACTCTCGCGTGGCCCTGCTGATATATGGATCGATTTCCCCGAAACTTGGGAGTTCGGCCACCATGCACAGGCGCGGGCTGAAGATTTCAGCGGCGGCTCGTGCGTTGATCATTCAAGCGGCTAG
- a CDS encoding pentapeptide repeat-containing protein, whose protein sequence is MTKPIDRNSHGGVYEKLGLRATTMSHSSADGDFVRYWSRNGDRALALAAVGKRTEEAIKKTGIGLQLSSESFNGYDLSGFPLRRCILNRAQLHGAKLDGADLSEANLICPGLERASFRGAKLDFAYMHAIAAQVCNFDDASLRNLIDATGSLFHGCSLKRTRFDNAVLSGVFFYQCDASQAVFDGAELQGSTINECYLPRSSFQFAKLSQVTMTKANLTGSSLLQSRGECLSILRPTSVDGLVLENAHLPYFRLAKASGRILAKALSAPFSDFSLSNLAKAELEGADLSEARLLSVNLTGANLVGSVLNGVSVRSCQLDGADLSRASGETISITESTMRTAQLSGFRARCAFIRDCDMDDVDFSQAYLYRSMITGDPPQSMALNRANFEGANLVQSYIAAAMTGSNLEAARTAYVRMNQSSLRNANLSGVTPFQASFVKTDFSDAEITTFEPPFFADRCPGLQAALEGVEDRQCRPSEYLADFSSLMRRGRQGSS, encoded by the coding sequence ATGACGAAACCTATCGACAGAAACAGCCACGGCGGCGTGTATGAGAAGTTGGGTCTGCGCGCGACGACGATGAGCCATTCCTCGGCAGATGGTGATTTTGTCCGCTACTGGAGCCGAAATGGTGATCGGGCACTCGCGTTGGCCGCAGTGGGAAAGCGAACCGAGGAAGCGATCAAGAAGACCGGCATCGGCCTGCAGTTATCTTCCGAGAGCTTTAACGGTTACGATCTATCTGGATTTCCCTTGCGGCGATGCATCCTCAATCGTGCGCAACTGCACGGAGCGAAGCTGGATGGCGCCGATTTGTCCGAGGCCAACCTTATCTGCCCAGGATTAGAGCGAGCAAGTTTCCGCGGAGCCAAGCTCGACTTTGCGTATATGCATGCAATTGCTGCTCAGGTCTGCAATTTCGACGACGCAAGTTTGCGTAATCTCATCGATGCAACAGGTAGCCTGTTCCACGGATGCAGCCTGAAAAGAACGCGCTTCGACAATGCAGTCCTAAGTGGCGTCTTCTTTTATCAGTGTGACGCAAGCCAAGCTGTCTTTGATGGCGCCGAACTGCAAGGATCGACAATCAACGAATGCTACCTACCTCGCTCGTCCTTCCAATTTGCCAAGTTGAGCCAAGTGACAATGACGAAGGCGAATCTCACCGGAAGCTCGCTTCTGCAGTCAAGGGGAGAGTGTCTATCGATCCTGCGCCCGACTTCGGTCGATGGGCTTGTTCTAGAGAACGCTCATCTTCCCTATTTCCGACTTGCAAAGGCGAGCGGTCGCATCCTCGCCAAAGCGCTGAGCGCCCCCTTCTCGGATTTCAGCCTCTCAAATCTTGCGAAGGCGGAGCTTGAAGGCGCGGACCTATCTGAGGCCCGACTTCTATCTGTAAATCTGACCGGCGCCAACCTCGTTGGCTCCGTGCTGAACGGAGTATCTGTTCGATCTTGCCAGCTCGATGGAGCTGATCTAAGTCGCGCATCGGGAGAAACCATTTCGATCACCGAGAGCACGATGCGCACCGCGCAATTAAGCGGTTTTCGAGCGCGCTGTGCGTTCATACGTGACTGCGATATGGATGATGTTGATTTTTCTCAGGCGTATCTTTATCGATCAATGATTACAGGTGATCCTCCGCAATCTATGGCTTTGAATCGGGCCAATTTCGAAGGAGCCAACCTTGTTCAGTCATACATTGCGGCAGCAATGACCGGCAGCAATTTGGAAGCCGCCCGCACCGCATATGTCCGAATGAATCAATCGTCCCTGCGCAACGCCAACTTGAGTGGAGTTACGCCCTTTCAGGCAAGCTTTGTAAAAACTGATTTTTCGGATGCAGAAATAACGACTTTTGAACCGCCATTCTTTGCCGACAGGTGTCCTGGGCTCCAAGCCGCTTTGGAGGGGGTGGAGGATCGGCAATGCAGACCCTCAGAGTATCTGGCCGACTTCTCATCGCTCATGAGGCGCGGTCGACAGGGATCGAGCTGA
- a CDS encoding NtaA/DmoA family FMN-dependent monooxygenase (This protein belongs to a clade of FMN-dependent monooxygenases, within a broader family of flavin-dependent oxidoreductases, the luciferase-like monooxygenase (LMM) family, some of whose members use coenzyme F420 rather than FMN.) encodes MSSVLRTLHLGLNLHGAGGHTAAWRWPGTNPSAFFDIEHYVRAAKIAERGLLDAVFLADTPAISYDISRQPPLNGLEPTLVLSVIARETTRIGLIATASTTYNEPYNLARRFQSLDVISGGRAAWNAVTTSSPATVANFGGRQIGRDERYKRAEEFVETVRALWLSWGDETIIADPVSGIYANRDHLRLLDPSKNAFAIRGPLTHPGSRQGYPIIIQAGGSDPGVRLAARSADVVFAAAGDLETATRDSERLRALSRQFGRRVAPLILPGLVTFIGGTEEEAQQRKKAIDALLDMKRAMDALARSMDVPVEKLNLDRPIPEELLPDPHNVAFSVGHHRTFEALAREGRTVREIIGSVQAFGHRLVVGAPAQIADSIESWLRAGAVDGFNIIPDVLEDGSAAFVDHVVPILQSRGLFRTEYQGETLREHLGIPQHDVAAEKLATPSSL; translated from the coding sequence ATGTCTTCCGTTCTCCGCACCCTTCATCTTGGCCTTAACCTTCACGGTGCGGGCGGTCACACCGCAGCTTGGCGTTGGCCCGGCACCAACCCGAGCGCCTTCTTCGACATCGAGCATTACGTTCGTGCTGCGAAGATTGCCGAGCGGGGCCTGTTGGATGCGGTGTTTCTGGCGGATACCCCGGCCATCTCCTATGACATCTCTCGCCAGCCGCCCCTCAACGGGCTTGAGCCTACGCTCGTCCTTTCCGTGATCGCGCGCGAGACAACGCGCATCGGGCTGATCGCAACGGCCTCGACGACCTACAATGAGCCATACAATCTGGCACGACGTTTCCAGTCGCTCGATGTCATCAGTGGCGGCCGAGCCGCCTGGAATGCGGTTACGACCTCCAGCCCAGCGACGGTCGCAAACTTTGGCGGTCGCCAGATCGGACGCGACGAGCGCTACAAGCGCGCGGAGGAGTTCGTTGAAACCGTCCGCGCTCTCTGGCTGAGCTGGGGCGATGAGACCATCATCGCTGATCCGGTATCTGGAATTTACGCCAATCGCGATCATCTCCGGCTGCTCGATCCCAGCAAGAATGCTTTCGCAATCCGTGGCCCGCTCACCCATCCCGGCTCGCGCCAGGGCTATCCCATTATCATACAGGCTGGAGGTTCGGATCCTGGCGTGCGCCTTGCTGCGCGCAGCGCCGATGTCGTTTTTGCCGCAGCAGGCGACTTGGAAACGGCCACTCGGGATTCCGAGCGCCTGCGCGCGCTCTCGCGTCAATTTGGCCGCCGTGTAGCTCCTCTGATCCTCCCCGGCCTCGTCACCTTCATCGGCGGCACGGAAGAGGAGGCGCAGCAGCGAAAAAAAGCAATCGACGCGCTGCTTGATATGAAACGCGCTATGGACGCTCTCGCACGGAGCATGGACGTGCCGGTGGAGAAACTGAACCTCGACCGGCCCATTCCCGAGGAGCTCTTGCCGGATCCGCACAATGTTGCGTTCTCGGTCGGTCACCACCGCACGTTCGAAGCATTGGCAAGGGAAGGCCGCACGGTTCGCGAGATCATCGGCAGCGTTCAAGCGTTCGGTCATCGTTTGGTCGTGGGTGCACCCGCGCAGATCGCCGATTCCATCGAGTCATGGCTCCGCGCTGGTGCGGTTGATGGCTTCAACATCATTCCAGACGTGCTGGAAGACGGCTCGGCGGCCTTTGTCGATCATGTCGTGCCGATCCTACAGAGCCGCGGTCTGTTTCGTACGGAATACCAGGGGGAAACGCTGCGCGAGCACCTCGGAATCCCTCAACACGACGTTGCTGCCGAGAAGCTGGCGACGCCGTCGTCTCTGTGA
- a CDS encoding helix-turn-helix domain-containing protein translates to MKARALVAWNVRRIRVDLGVPQEQLAYDAAIDRSYMGAIERQDANPTIDLLDQIAKALGVHSSEFFVQPPNGATSYETLRKGRKPARLRHNSK, encoded by the coding sequence ATGAAAGCTCGTGCGCTTGTGGCCTGGAATGTGCGACGGATCCGCGTGGATCTCGGTGTTCCGCAGGAGCAATTGGCTTACGATGCGGCGATTGATCGTTCATATATGGGCGCTATTGAGCGGCAAGATGCGAATCCAACAATTGATCTTCTCGATCAGATCGCTAAAGCACTTGGCGTCCATTCATCTGAGTTCTTTGTGCAACCACCGAATGGAGCAACGTCCTATGAGACATTGCGCAAAGGTCGCAAGCCAGCCCGTCTACGTCACAACTCGAAATAG
- a CDS encoding ABC transporter ATP-binding protein, producing the protein MLHVLPPQVPPQADLLTVDSLCVSFGRDLRQGTAVRDVSFSLQAGRCLAIVGGSGSGKSVTSRAIVGLAGRRAHVNARQLTFAGTDLAALDDRSWRRVRGKEIGFVLQDALVALDPLRQVGKEIGEALLLHRAVASSEELERRVVALLELVGVPEAEVKARQLPHQLSGGQRQRALIAAALALDPRILIADEPTTALDVTVQAQVLGLLEETKVRGKALLLVSHDLAVVSRIADEVLVMHEGKVVERGSADQVFQDPQHAYTRQLHDAVPSARPRGSRFSLSPAALPKPQSSAQEQSPSRLPSIVLSAANLVKRFKGPDGVLRTAVDGVSFELRSGETLGVVGESGSGKSTMARIALALELPDEGAVLFQGRAWTRLAERDRRARRRAISVIYQDPLSSFDPRWSVGRIISDSLAGDLLTRGEREMRVVQLLDLVGLSPVLLDRRPLELSGGQRQRVAIARAIAPRPAVIVCDEPVSALDVLIQAQVLDLLTDLKAHLNMSYIFISHDLGVVRQLSDRVMVMRQGRVVETGTRDEIFLNPRTDYTQRLLAAVPSLARSRAANSTFSRV; encoded by the coding sequence ATGCTCCACGTGCTCCCTCCGCAAGTTCCTCCGCAGGCGGACCTGCTGACTGTCGATTCGCTCTGTGTCTCGTTCGGGCGGGATCTCCGGCAGGGAACAGCCGTGCGCGACGTCTCATTCTCTCTCCAGGCTGGGCGCTGCCTGGCTATCGTCGGCGGGTCCGGCTCCGGCAAGAGCGTGACTTCGCGCGCTATTGTCGGTCTTGCCGGCCGCCGGGCTCATGTCAATGCGCGCCAACTGACCTTCGCCGGCACCGATCTCGCAGCTCTCGATGATCGCAGCTGGCGGCGCGTCCGAGGCAAGGAGATCGGCTTCGTTCTGCAGGATGCACTCGTCGCGCTCGACCCGCTACGCCAGGTAGGTAAGGAGATTGGGGAAGCATTGCTTCTCCACCGAGCGGTTGCATCAAGTGAGGAGCTCGAACGGCGCGTCGTCGCACTCCTTGAGCTCGTCGGGGTGCCTGAAGCAGAGGTCAAGGCCCGGCAACTGCCGCATCAACTATCGGGTGGCCAGCGCCAACGCGCACTGATCGCTGCAGCCCTGGCGCTCGATCCACGCATCCTGATCGCTGACGAGCCGACCACGGCGCTCGACGTCACCGTGCAGGCGCAGGTGCTGGGGCTGCTGGAAGAGACCAAGGTGCGGGGCAAGGCGCTTCTCTTGGTCAGCCATGATCTGGCGGTGGTCTCCCGGATAGCTGACGAGGTCCTGGTCATGCATGAAGGCAAGGTCGTCGAGCGCGGATCGGCAGACCAGGTCTTCCAAGACCCCCAGCACGCCTATACGCGCCAGCTCCACGATGCGGTGCCCTCTGCGCGCCCGCGCGGCTCGCGCTTCTCACTGTCGCCCGCTGCTCTGCCGAAGCCGCAGTCAAGCGCTCAAGAGCAATCACCATCGAGATTGCCTTCGATCGTGCTCAGCGCGGCAAATCTTGTGAAGCGGTTCAAAGGACCAGACGGCGTGCTCCGGACGGCCGTCGATGGTGTCTCCTTTGAGCTGCGATCTGGCGAAACTCTCGGCGTCGTCGGGGAGTCTGGATCTGGCAAGTCAACGATGGCACGAATCGCGCTAGCGCTTGAGCTGCCCGATGAAGGAGCCGTTCTGTTTCAAGGTCGGGCCTGGACCAGGCTGGCCGAACGCGACCGTAGGGCAAGGCGCCGGGCGATCTCGGTCATTTATCAGGATCCCCTCAGCTCCTTTGATCCGCGCTGGTCTGTGGGGCGCATCATATCCGATAGCCTCGCAGGTGACCTCTTGACCAGAGGCGAGCGCGAGATGCGCGTTGTTCAGCTCCTTGATCTGGTCGGACTATCTCCAGTTTTGCTGGATCGCCGGCCGCTCGAACTCTCGGGCGGTCAGCGCCAGCGCGTTGCGATCGCCCGCGCAATCGCTCCACGGCCTGCCGTGATCGTCTGTGACGAGCCGGTCTCGGCGCTCGATGTCTTAATTCAGGCGCAAGTGCTGGACCTGCTGACCGATCTCAAGGCGCATCTCAATATGAGCTACATCTTCATTTCGCATGATCTTGGTGTGGTCCGCCAGCTCAGCGATCGCGTCATGGTCATGCGCCAAGGCCGCGTCGTCGAGACCGGCACCAGGGATGAGATATTCCTCAATCCGCGCACCGACTATACCCAACGCTTGCTCGCCGCGGTCCCAAGCCTTGCGCGCAGCAGGGCGGCCAATAGTACATTCAGCCGCGTCTGA
- a CDS encoding ABC transporter permease gives MRVNITAQVRIGSLASRFLSAATVVWLAATFTFVVQCLMPGDRAQIIINMASGNVGEASPAELAAVNAKYGFDQPLALQYAKYIWGILHGDLGLSYQQHRPVVDIIAEQIGPTIILAVAALIAAWVIAILTTVLVAGRDNMWSTLLSGIQVFLATVPPYWLATILLVVFAVQLRIVPVIGGNSPIGLVLPTIALALELSGFLGQIVRSEFTRVLEQPFVISARARGMGELGVRFRHVLRHAALPGITLSGWAIGKLLSGAILIEAVFARQGLGGVLVAATSSRDIPVVSGAILISAGLFAVTSILVDLTYRRIDPRIKMT, from the coding sequence ATGCGTGTGAATATCACAGCTCAAGTTCGGATAGGCTCGCTTGCGAGCAGGTTCCTGTCAGCTGCGACTGTCGTGTGGCTTGCTGCGACGTTCACGTTCGTTGTCCAGTGCCTGATGCCCGGCGACCGCGCCCAGATCATCATCAACATGGCCAGCGGCAATGTTGGAGAGGCTTCTCCAGCGGAGCTCGCGGCGGTCAACGCAAAGTACGGTTTTGATCAGCCGCTTGCTCTGCAATATGCCAAATACATATGGGGTATCCTGCATGGGGACCTTGGTCTGTCATACCAGCAGCATCGGCCGGTCGTTGACATCATCGCAGAACAGATTGGCCCAACCATCATTCTGGCGGTTGCGGCGCTGATTGCGGCATGGGTCATCGCCATTCTGACAACCGTCCTCGTCGCCGGCAGAGACAACATGTGGTCGACCTTGCTCAGCGGAATACAGGTGTTCCTGGCGACTGTGCCGCCCTACTGGCTGGCGACGATCCTCCTCGTCGTGTTTGCGGTCCAGCTTCGCATTGTCCCGGTCATCGGGGGCAATTCCCCGATCGGGCTCGTCCTTCCAACGATTGCGTTGGCTTTGGAATTGTCGGGGTTTTTGGGGCAAATCGTTCGCAGCGAATTCACACGTGTCCTCGAGCAGCCATTTGTCATCTCCGCGCGGGCACGAGGCATGGGTGAGCTCGGCGTCAGGTTTCGCCATGTCCTGCGTCATGCAGCGTTGCCCGGCATCACTCTGTCCGGTTGGGCGATCGGAAAGCTTCTTTCCGGTGCGATTCTGATCGAGGCAGTGTTTGCGCGTCAAGGCCTTGGTGGAGTTCTTGTCGCTGCGACGTCCTCTCGAGACATTCCAGTCGTCTCGGGGGCTATTCTGATCTCCGCCGGACTGTTCGCCGTCACCAGTATCCTCGTCGATCTCACCTACCGGCGCATCGATCCAAGGATCAAAATGACATGA
- a CDS encoding DDE-type integrase/transposase/recombinase — protein sequence MRAIKITRPNQLWAMNITILTAIGLVFLIVVLDCATTCVLSWRLSLTMKAAFRLATLEDALAHQGKSDTFNTEQRSQFTREAFIGVLVDNGIAISVAGMGKWQEMCLSNGSGVTSNTRVCACYDSGS from the coding sequence GTGCGCGCCATAAAGATTACGCGACCGAACCAGCTCTGGGCGATGAACATCACAATCCTGACGGCGATTGGTCTCGTCTTTCTCATCGTGGTGCTGGACTGCGCAACAACTTGTGTCTTGTCCTGGCGACTGTCGCTCACGATGAAAGCAGCCTTCCGCCTCGCGACGCTGGAGGATGCCTTGGCGCATCAAGGCAAGTCAGACACTTTCAATACGGAACAGCGCTCTCAGTTCACGAGAGAGGCTTTTATCGGCGTGCTCGTCGACAACGGCATCGCGATCAGCGTGGCTGGCATGGGCAAATGGCAAGAAATGTGTTTGTCGAACGGCTCTGGCGTGACGTCCAATACGAGGGTGTGTGCCTGCTATGACAGCGGCAGCTAG
- a CDS encoding ABC transporter permease, with translation MSGVGELNVAAQPGEESRSIHRAPLRVYVALIFIGFFIIAAIAPSLLQPHDPLAIDLTAPLQAPSLAHWFGTDQSGRDLYSRIVEGAGQSLTIGLGATALSIGVALVFGVVAGLVGGALDNVLSRLLDVLFALPTLFLALLLVSLFGPSVLTLVIAVGVGTAPGYARMIRGQVLSVKGAPYVEAAKALGHPYSRILWRHIIPNAMSPLTAMMTLGVGQAIVWAAGVAFLGLGVAPPAPEWGALLNAGRNYVIFAWWLEIMPGVAVVAFALSLTVVGRYLQDRLEGRI, from the coding sequence ATGAGCGGGGTAGGCGAGTTGAACGTGGCTGCGCAGCCCGGAGAGGAATCAAGGAGCATCCATCGTGCTCCTCTTCGGGTTTACGTCGCTCTGATCTTCATCGGCTTCTTTATCATCGCGGCAATCGCGCCAAGTCTGTTGCAGCCACACGACCCGCTCGCCATTGATTTGACGGCGCCTTTGCAAGCTCCTTCGCTGGCGCACTGGTTCGGAACCGACCAATCGGGCCGGGACCTTTACTCCCGAATTGTCGAAGGAGCAGGTCAATCTCTTACCATCGGGCTTGGCGCAACCGCGCTGAGCATCGGCGTTGCGTTGGTTTTTGGCGTTGTTGCCGGCCTTGTGGGTGGCGCTCTCGACAATGTTCTCAGCCGGCTCTTGGACGTGCTGTTCGCACTTCCCACGCTTTTCCTTGCGCTTCTGTTAGTGAGCCTATTCGGACCGTCAGTGCTGACCCTCGTCATAGCGGTCGGAGTTGGCACAGCTCCGGGCTATGCTCGCATGATCAGAGGACAGGTTCTGTCTGTAAAGGGGGCGCCTTATGTGGAGGCTGCCAAGGCCCTCGGCCATCCTTATTCGCGTATCCTATGGCGGCATATCATCCCGAATGCGATGAGCCCGCTCACTGCGATGATGACGCTTGGCGTCGGACAAGCCATCGTCTGGGCGGCGGGTGTTGCATTTCTAGGTCTCGGCGTAGCTCCCCCCGCGCCTGAATGGGGCGCGCTGCTCAATGCTGGGCGGAACTATGTGATCTTCGCATGGTGGCTTGAGATCATGCCGGGCGTTGCCGTTGTGGCGTTTGCGCTCAGCTTAACTGTCGTCGGACGCTATTTGCAGGATCGCCTGGAAGGAAGGATCTGA